The window CGAGGTCGTCTCCCCGGAGACCACCCTCCTCCTCGGCCGGAAGTACTATGTGGTGCCACTCGGAACGATCAGGAAGCTCCGCCTCAAGCACCGACGCAAAGGAGCCCCTGATCCCCCACCAATAAGCAACGACAACCGTGATTGTGATCATGAAGCGGGGAGTGTGTGTTGGTTGTTTAGGAATATAGGGAAGAAGGATGAGgtgagagaaaagagagatgGTGGTGCTGTGAGTGAGAGTTCAAGtgatggaaatggaaatggaggCTCTCCTGTAACAGGAAGAATATCTCTTATGTCTATTGATAATTGGCACCCTGGTTTGCATAGTATTTGTGAAGACTATTGAATGTATAGTAATTattatctttctttttaagttttactaCATCTTTGCTTCTTGAGTTAATTAGAGTTTCATTATTCACTTCAACTACAAAAAACAACACCACACAAGCTCATGGAAGTAAAAGAGCAAAAACTATACTCTCTTTCTTGTTGTTTGAACCGTGTACTTCTGCTGTATCGTGCCACGGACTCAGCGAGGGTGTGGAGCTCAATAAGTACTATGTATCTCGTGTTATAGTGACTCGTTTGTCTGTTTCTTGACTTGATCAGCCGTATCTGATAGTTCAGTATAGTTGTTGCTGTCGTCTTTGAAGCTTTCCGGAGCTTTGAGGCCGTGGAGTGTGAGTTGAGCCATTGCCCATTGCGCTTCCCTCTCTCCCCGCCTGTAGTCCTTCTTCGACGTGGAGGCCGTCTGCACACGAATTCAAGTTTGTACTACATCTTGTGTTTGGTGTGATGGGGAAAGAGATGGAATTTTACCTTGTTGTCGGTCATGTTCTTCCCAGCTTTCGTGGCTAGAGCATATCTAatgatgaatttgaatatgtCGAGAGGGACGTAGATGATGAGGCTGTATAGCCAGATCACCCCCGCCCAACCCCACCCGATGCCCTTGATCCTTGCAAACTCCCAGTTTGCATACACAGCAATCAGAGTTGCAATCTGTTTGATGCATCACAATGTGTTTATGTGGTTGAATGGCAAGATTTGGAGTCATGAGTGAGTGACTTACCAACTGAGCTACTAGGAAAGCAAACACGAGCAGAAGGCCGGGACGTTCTATGTAAGACCATCTTCTCGACCGGGTCACAAAGATGAGAGCCTGACTCACAATGCTCACTTGAAGGTAAATGGCTGAGTTGAGCTCATGGTAGTGGTCCTTGATTGACCTCACACCAAATTCATCCTGAAACAATTATAAAACTTTACTAGGACTGTTACGGCCTCAATGTCCCACATCAGACTAAATGAGATCTTTCTCCTAGCAGCCTAGTTTTTGGGATGAGTTCTCTCGTTTGGTCTGTAACAAGGACATTGTATAAGGCAATAGATAATGAAGGAGGGCTTACCGTGAAAAAATTAGATTCTTGAACAACACAGAAGAAAACAACAGTCATCACAGCAAGATAAGTGCCAAACACAATCCCGGTTGCGAAAATCTCCCTGAGCTTCCACGAGTCGGGCATGGGGGATGGCTTCACCTTGTCCTTGGAGATGGTCATGATGGTTCCGTCGTTGAGGATTGCAATGATCAGAACCATGAAGGGCGAGAAGTCGAACTTCCAGATGAGTGCAAGTATCATGAAACCAAGCACGATACGAATGGTAATGGAAACTGCGTAGATTGTGTAGTTCTTCATCCTCTGGAAGATGGCCCTACTCGTTAGGACAGCGCTCACGATGACACTCAATCCTGGCTCGGTCAATACTATGTCTGATGCACCTCTCGCAGCATCAGTAGCACCCGCCACTGCAATGCCGATGTCTGCCTTCTTCAGAGCCGGGGCATCATTCACTCCATCTCCGGTCATCCCACATATATGCTTCCTCTCTTGCAACTTCTTCACAATCTCGTATTTATGCTCTGTGCCATAATTCCGTTAACGAGTTAGTATTCGATGGAATGGACAGCGAATGCACTAAAAGTTTGTTGAGGCAAACCAGGAAAGACTCCGGCAAAGCCATCAGCCCTCTCAATCAACTCCTCCACAGGAAGGTTTGCAATCGCTTCATCCTTGTGCTGCCCGAGAAGTGACGAAGAAGGATACATGTTCGTTCCCATCCCAAGCCTCCGGCCAGTCTCTTTCGCAATAGCCAACTGATCACCGGTAATCATCTTAACTTTGACACCAAGATGAAGAGCGCGCTTGATTGTCTCCCCACTGTCGTGCCTCGGAGGATCAAAAAGTGGCAAGAGACCGGTAAACACCCACGGGCTGCCAGCACCCTCCTTGTTCTTCTCAGGTACAGTCTGAAAAGTTGGATCTTCATTAGCATTAACAGTTAGATCCTCCATTTGAAACAATGATTTACCTGTTCAGCAACTGCCAAGGAACGAAGTCCACGGTCTGCAAACTTATCGATGATGGAGAGAACTTTCTTCTTCACGTCTTCTTTGAGGTTACAGAGCTCAATGATCTAAACAAAGAGATAAACATTTAGGGGAAAGAGAAagtgaaagagaaagagaaagggagAGGCTATTCTTATCCTTCATCTACAAGATTAAATACCTGTTCAGGAGCACCTTTGCTCACTCTGTGCCAATCTCCTTTACTGTCGATATAAGTAATAGCAGTACGCTTCTCAACGGGATTAAACGCGAGGAAATGCACTTCAGTAATCCCGGCTCTTGCCTCTTTGGGATCAGCCAACATTCCCACAATGCAAGCATCAATAGCATCCTGATTCTCTATCCTGGATGCTCTAGCTCCCTGGAGGATCACATGATCTTTGTCCGCATCTGTTGAAAATACCTGCACCACGAGAGTTATCGTGTTGTATGTCAACCCGAGAGCTTTATgcgatttgatttgatttaccaacctcaattaaatttttgtcaACAGTAAGCTTGTTTAGAGTGAGGGTCCCGGTTTTGTCGCAGCAGAGAACATCCATCCCGGCCATTTCTTCAATGGCTGTCATCCTCTTCGTGATAGCACCCTGCTGCGACAATCTGTGGGAACCGATGGCCACGGTTACCGACAGCACTGTTGGCAGGGCAATCGGAATGCCTCCAATGAGAAGGACCAACATATTGTCAATTCCACTCCTGTACTTCCTATGTTGAATTGCGTACATGACTACAACCTCAATGACGAGCCCAATGGCGATGGAACAGATGCAGAAGTTACCGATGGCGGTAAGCACCTAAACCAACCTCTCAAGAAAAAGTTCAGACACGACAGATAGACCGAGGTTAAAACTACAAAGACTACTGCAAATGCACAACCTTCTGAAAGTGGCCGACGTTCTGAGTGCTGTCAACGAGATGTGCTGCCTTACCAAAGAAGGTATTGATTCCGGTGGCAATGACAATAGCCTCAATCTCGCCTTGCTTGCAGGTTGATCCTGAAAACACATCACTCCCGGGCTTCTTAGTGACAGGCAATGATTCACCGGTGAGTGCAGACTGATCAATCTTTAAAGGATCGCCTTCAAGGAGACGTGCATCAGCCGGGATAATGTCTCCCAACTTGATGCTAATTATGTCTCCAGGGACAAGAATGACAGCTTCCTGCTCACTCCATTTCTCATCTCTCAATAccttaacaaaatataaataatgtagtAATTAGTTTGGAACGAGCCTAAATAgaaaagtgcgagtaacataagacagagggagtataattaacCTTAGTCTTGGGTGCAAGACCTGCCATGAGAGCAGCAGCAGCATTGCCTGCATTGTTCTCTTCGATGAAACTAATGGTGGAGTTGATGATCAACAACGACACAATTCCGACAAAATCTTTCCAATCTGGTGATTTGCCctgaaaacaaaacaaagtgACTGAGTTCACAAATCACATGGCAGTTGGATACTTGAGTGGTAGAATGAGATTACATCTCCGTTGGCCAAAACGAGGGCCATGATAGCAGCAATCTCCATAACCCATGAGAGGGGATTCCACATAAACCCTAAGAATAACAAAAGCTTGCTATTCGTCTTCTCTTCTAGCTTGTTTGGCCCAAAAACCTCTAGCCTGGTTTCGGCCTCTCTTGATGTTAATCCCTCCCTCGAACTGTGTAGTTGTTCAAACACTTCCTCTAAAGGTATGTTTCCCTGAACTCACCACAACACACATAAACACTCTCATCATATATTATTACCATAAGTTGAGGGAAGAAAGTGACAGATTTAACATAAAAGACACACATAGCATGCACATTCATGATCTAATAACAAAAAAGACACACATAGCATTATGAAATCCAAATCCAATTGAAAATAATGTACTCTATTTATGAAGGAAGATTAGCAAAAATCTCATATATAATCAAACCAATACCAGGTCAATCTCCACCGGCTTGATATCTTGCAATTTGGCCATCTTTGGACCTCACAACAATGTAGATTCAATCAATCTCCTCTAAAGAAAATCACAATGGAATTAGGAGTAGAGAGAGAACCAGAATCGCAGTATTTTGAATCTTGGAATATGTAAGTAACAGAAATCCTTGCAAGGTGGAGAGGTGTTTGTACCACTCCTTAACTAACTATTCTCTCATGCTATACTTAGTCGACTAATATACCTTCTTACAAATGGACACTCACTATTCATATTCTATTCATTAAtatcatttctcattttatttttacacacattccactaattgattttactcaaatttcattttataattaatatggagtactactataaaagtGAGTCTCATGttctattaactttttcacctatgtttcttaaaatacATGTTGATACGAAATTAGACATCTAATGACAAAAGGAGAATACATGACTACATAAACAACACATTAAATATTGATAGTTTaagaacaattttttatttgacattaataatatagtaaacaGCTACAGTACAAAAATTGTTAAGCTCATAAATAAGATGGAACGTacgtaaaattaaaaaatcacaatataGCCAgaggaaaaattaataatacatTTAATTGACTTTTCAATTTCGACCctttaaaatcaatttgaatttacaacattaaaagaaataatgtactatgattagtagtactactccctccgttccatagtaatagagtccacaatggcggatccagaaaatgaaattcgtGGGGTCGAATAtagcaaaaaatatttttattatttctcgaCTCTGATGGTGTCCTTTTTTTCTCGACTTTGATCCTTTTTGTTGCTTCCTCCTCTGTCGTCATCTTCATAAATCCTACTCCACTAAAGTAAtcatatctataaatacatggaTTAGAAATAGCACCTCGCTTTACATAACatttgtattctttttttacttcattgttaATGTGAAATCATAAACTTGATAAAGAGTAGTATGTTGTCTttcataactaattaaaattttatgaaattattaaacataacctttaaatataatgaaatctagtatttttattgtttttaataaatgagatacatatgtataaataattatcaatccattatatgaaaaatagtagtagtaattaaatttcttgGTATTAATTTGATTCTAGAGGCCATCacagttaattaattagttataaaaCGTTAATTAGagtgaattatttgaaatattaaaactattttgttaattttgaataCGTTAATTCACATTTAAcaaaagagataaaagtgCCTTATTAACAAGTTGGGTCCCACAATGagtattttccttttcatcGTCTTCTTTCCCAATTCTCACCATTTCCCTCTTCTCACCAGTAACTCCATTTTCACTCTGCaactcaatttttaaaaattcttcttaaattattcaaataactCCTCTATGTCTATGAGTTTCTCGTCTCACACACATGACCACCAAGAATCGTGACTGCTCTATTTCCCGTTCCGGCGCACCGCGGGGTCGGCGGAGACTTCAAATGCCAGAACTAATGGAGTTCCCCATGTCTTAGTTGGCCGGCGGTGCGCCGCtgatagagtcattttgccattttgatacgttccataataatatagtcattttcattttttaagtaaaagtcaacacatttttccacgtctactttaccctctcttcatctctctaccttttttattttccactttattctctctttacttaactcacctaacacaatttttcttaatctctatGCTAATAAGAAACACTTCCATTATTATGGAATGGAGTGAATGCTTTTGTTGGTTCAGAGAGTGTGCTCAGTAAATCTATTTTActgataaaatatttcttatttaacGAGTACTTTGGTGCTCactaattaacatttttttagtgaTAGTACAGAGTTATTTACTATTATGTCTCGGCACATTAAAGAATCATTTTTCCGAATAATGCTTCACATAATTTCCTTATTTTCCAAAACATAAAAggaatcaaaacaaatataattagtgGCTTCGATATTCgttaacataaaatattttactggCTGGACATATATTGAAGTCTTGTTTGACGAGAAAATATTCAGTGATCCTTCCACACCAAAGTGTCATGATGAGGTGGTGTACTCAACCATTTAATTCTTgacaaatatcaaaataaatgactAGACATGTCAACTAATAAAGTTATTTATGGAAGATATTCATTAAATCACTTTTATAGAAGATATGCATCAAAtaacttttataaaataatgcataattattaatattgaaattatcaATACTTTTTTGCCTCTTATGTATACACtacatacttatatatataataatcatattttatatgtattcattatcttttggccaaaaaaaaaaaagtagtataaTCACGGAGTGCAATACTttgttagtattatttaaattttatgattataattttctttatcttatatgtttatacataaaaatatatatgtaagtGAAAATGcacacaaataaaaagtatgatcataatttaatttttctatttttgtattgCATTTTAAGAGTTATATGTACTTAGTAACttgatatgaatttaaaaactaacttataactatttaagtaagtaattatatttatacataggAGCAAAAAATATTGCTAgcaatttttagattttaaaattatacagtaTTACGTAAAAGTggtttaataaattttgtaagatttaatgcattaaataggttatatatttacttagtaacttaatataaaaatgaaaattaaattaactatataagtgtgtcattatatttatatatactataagaagaaaaaatattgacaattttcatattttaagaattaagaatttaagattatgcaatattctataaaagtgatttaataaatatcttctaaaaataactctattagtTGGCATGTCTAGTCATTTACTTTTCcatttgttaaaaattaaatggttGAGTACACCACCTCATTATAACACTTTGGTGTGGAAGGACCACTGAATATTTTCTCCTTATTTCACATAGACCTCAACTCtcctttcctttttcgtccaaGTAAAACTAGCTTAACTTTGTTGGCTCGGTCATGAACATCGATTCATAAAATCAGATAATAGCTCATCGatttataaaattggataATTGCTCaaaagtattactccctctgtccttCTATAGTAGAAGCATTTTTTTGggtatatgaattttaaaaaatatgttatgtAAGTTAAggggagaaaaaataaagttagaaaatagaataaagttcacatataaagagaaaataaattatgagagAAGCGGTGATTgctttttgcaaaaaaaaaaaaaactcaacataatacaaaaagaaatactccctctatcccctaaaaataggaacttttgaattgacatgaattttaatgaaaattggtaaaataagagaccgatagaaagaaaagtgtgttagtggaaaatgggtccacctcattagagagaaagaaatttccttaaatagaaagttaaaatttctatttttaggggacgaaccaaaaaaaaaaaagtttctagGGGACAGGGAGTATGACTCAACTACATTGAGATGAAAGGAATATGTAGTATTAGCAGTTTAGTGTATTTTAAAAGATTAAAAGATTAAAAGATAGTGGAGAAATCCTTATTGTACTCCTAAAGAAGTCTGGTTTTGTGGTAACGGGCATAacaaatttttgtaattaaaaacaaggcactttgaaaaatatatccaATTATTACAtgcattaaattatttttccaataatattatatttgtgGACCCATGCActtatatatcattatttCTCCCACTTTGGTATTGACTTGGACATTGGTTTCATTTCCAAATCAGACTAATTACTGATTGACAAAGTCATTTCGTATAGCATGGTATTGTTGTGGTCCAAATTCAATTCCCTAATTATAGAAATagtaaatttcaaaaatagtaaatccAACAGTATAAAAGCTATCGGCCTTAAAGCTCAGATTTTGATAATCACTCACTCACTGAATAAAGGCAGCTACCAATTATACTCCAATTTTTAACGTACATAACTGCTTAATTCAATTTCCATTTCAATGAACAAGTGTGTTGACACCATATTATTGAGGCCAATTTGATGCTCTGACTATTTCAACGTGA is drawn from Salvia hispanica cultivar TCC Black 2014 chromosome 6, UniMelb_Shisp_WGS_1.0, whole genome shotgun sequence and contains these coding sequences:
- the LOC125194969 gene encoding uncharacterized protein LOC125194969, with the translated sequence MSNISRWLCKNSTKNMFVKIVHPGGHVELHDRPILASEVLDRNPKCCVAHPTVFQQPHEVVSPETTLLLGRKYYVVPLGTIRKLRLKHRRKGAPDPPPISNDNRDCDHEAGSVCWLFRNIGKKDEVREKRDGGAVSESSSDGNGNGGSPVTGRISLMSIDNWHPGLHSICEDY
- the LOC125196524 gene encoding plasma membrane ATPase 4-like yields the protein MAKLQDIKPVEIDLGNIPLEEVFEQLHSSREGLTSREAETRLEVFGPNKLEEKTNSKLLLFLGFMWNPLSWVMEIAAIMALVLANGDGKSPDWKDFVGIVSLLIINSTISFIEENNAGNAAAALMAGLAPKTKVLRDEKWSEQEAVILVPGDIISIKLGDIIPADARLLEGDPLKIDQSALTGESLPVTKKPGSDVFSGSTCKQGEIEAIVIATGINTFFGKAAHLVDSTQNVGHFQKVLTAIGNFCICSIAIGLVIEVVVMYAIQHRKYRSGIDNMLVLLIGGIPIALPTVLSVTVAIGSHRLSQQGAITKRMTAIEEMAGMDVLCCDKTGTLTLNKLTVDKNLIEVFSTDADKDHVILQGARASRIENQDAIDACIVGMLADPKEARAGITEVHFLAFNPVEKRTAITYIDSKGDWHRVSKGAPEQIIELCNLKEDVKKKVLSIIDKFADRGLRSLAVAEQTVPEKNKEGAGSPWVFTGLLPLFDPPRHDSGETIKRALHLGVKVKMITGDQLAIAKETGRRLGMGTNMYPSSSLLGQHKDEAIANLPVEELIERADGFAGVFPEHKYEIVKKLQERKHICGMTGDGVNDAPALKKADIGIAVAGATDAARGASDIVLTEPGLSVIVSAVLTSRAIFQRMKNYTIYAVSITIRIVLGFMILALIWKFDFSPFMVLIIAILNDGTIMTISKDKVKPSPMPDSWKLREIFATGIVFGTYLAVMTVVFFCVVQESNFFTDEFGVRSIKDHYHELNSAIYLQVSIVSQALIFVTRSRRWSYIERPGLLLVFAFLVAQLIATLIAVYANWEFARIKGIGWGWAGVIWLYSLIIYVPLDIFKFIIRYALATKAGKNMTDNKTASTSKKDYRRGEREAQWAMAQLTLHGLKAPESFKDDSNNYTELSDTADQVKKQTNESL